One window from the genome of Crassostrea angulata isolate pt1a10 chromosome 2, ASM2561291v2, whole genome shotgun sequence encodes:
- the LOC128173773 gene encoding receptor-type tyrosine-protein phosphatase mu-like, with product MLIHSGYILWYLYIFTVCCCQFAVAQSYVNVALNKPAYQKSPYISKNGTDDKFHARNAVDGRRSDLSWDGGQCSFSNGNQTATWWVNLTSVHSIHHITIYFMTDNRTWGSSNTFTNHFLGFSVYVSNTTDRLQGILCFKDTSFTEDTIPSVFTTTCPVYGQYVIYYNDILLEGSNSRLAYSDLCEVEVYVCRKTFYGINCTQKCDESCVNQICHPETGKCISYRTQMVPLSVGITTVAVLLSIGFVVLMLFRSDKCRNNKHGVIDLTNSTLRYTSSNTMLNLSTFDKNKETEDHEDLSELINTPHSKLQNQPDMLRENKKLTCSDVDINGYIIMHENQLDRKETTLENRLENMIKEKSENEDDGFKKEYHTLLCGPRYPCEIGKRPENIKKNRFKSTVAYDHSRVILVAKCPDYINANYIDGVRQENVYIATQGPRKNTVSDFWSMLWQERVKQVVMLTNLMEGAKEKCFQYWPELEGDAKFDIFKIKTIDERHYAYYVTRKLNVTHTTINENRVVTQYHYTAWPDHDTPDPLCLLLFHNHVTRTKVARHKVPTLVHCSAGIGRTGTYIAIDALQEEGQCKSKINIAEYVRKMREKRINMVQTYEQYMTIFLTLNEMFKAPVGVQTAIDYQKSLQLPKRDHHAFVSRVKKEFQKLLSIRHCYSENDYKMALTPASMSIRALDQYALFLTSSVPERQNYINAISLPSFIHSNAFIITHYQTTGHSVDFIRLITDYESDIVVCMEPLCNVEFAYEWLPTATKHRTLAPYTNQLYQERITEIKRSEIEIVKEECSDGPWSIEIVEPMLTLTKDYSKTASQILSLVSFVQSVKTHNPITVVSRDGAALCGVFCAVYSLIQQLTMDEEIDVFSVVRLLQTRRPELCSTLEEYAMIHDALMTYIESNTSGNTYYNSERWTGVIR from the exons TTAATGTAGCGCTCAACAAACCAGCATACCAAAAGTCCCCTTACATATCGAAAAACGGCACAGACGACAAATTCCACGCCAGAAACGCTGTTGATGGTCGAAGATCAGACCTGAGTTGGGATGGTGGTCAGTGTTCATTTTCAAATGGCAATCAAACCGCCACCTGGTGGGTGAACCTAACAAGTGTTCACAGCATTCATCACATCACCATCTATTTTATGACAGATAATAGAACATGGG GTTCTTCAAATACCTTCACAAACCATTTTCTGGGATTCTCTGTGTATGTGTCTAATACAACAGATAGATTGCAGGGGATCTTATGCTTTAAGGACACTAGCTTTACGGAAGATACAATACCTTCTGTGTTCACCACAACCTGCCCTGTGTATGGACAATATGTCATTTACTACAACGACATACTGTTAGAAGGCAGTAATTCACGTCTTGCTTACAGCGATTTGTGTGAGGTTGAGGTATATG TTTGCAGGAAAACTTTCTATGGAATCAATTGCACACAAAAATGTGATGAAAGTTGCGTTAATCAAATCTGTCATCCGGAAACTGGAAAATGTATTTCCTACCGAACG CAAATGGTTCCATTATCCGTTGGAATAACTACGGTTGCCGTTCTTCTAAGCATTGGTTTTGTCGTCTTAATGCTCTTTAGAAG TGACAAATGTAGGAACAACAAGCACGGAGTAATTGATTTGACAAACAGTACTCTTAGATACA CCTCTTCAAACACAATGCTGAATTTATccacatttgataaaaataaggaaactgAAGATCACGAAGATTTATCCGAATTGATAAACACACCACATAGTAAACTTCAAAATCAGCCGGATATGTTgagagagaataaaaaattaacatgtagCGATGTTGATATAAATGGGTATATCATAATGCACGAAAACCAATTGGATCGAAAAGAAACTACTTTAGAAAACAGATTAGAAAACATGATTAAAGAAAAATCGGAAAACGAAGACgatggttttaaaaaagaatatcat ACCTTGTTGTGCGGACCAAGATATCCGTGTGAGATAGGAAAACGCCCGGAAAATATCAAGAAGAACAGATTCAAATCCACTGTTGCTT atgatcACTCAAGAGTTATACTGGTTGCCAAATGTCCAGACTACATTAACGCTAATTATATTGAT GGTGTTAGACAAGAGAATGTGTACATCGCAACGCAAG gcCCTCGAAAAAACACAGTATCAGACTTTTGGTCCATGCTTTGGCAAGAAAGGGTGAAGCAGGTCGTTATGTTAACCAATCTCATGGAAGGAGCTAAG GAAAAGTGTTTTCAGTATTGGCCAGAATTAGAGGGAGACGCAAAGTTTgacatattcaaaataaaaaccattgaTGAAAGGCATTATGCATACTACGTCACACGGAAGCTGAATGTTACACACACAACG ATAAATGAGAATAGAGTTGTCACCCAGTATCATTACACCGCCTGGCCGGATCACGATACACCCGATCCGCTTTGTCTTTTATTGTTCCATAACCACGTGACGAGAACAAAAGTTGCCCGCCATAAGGTTCCAACTTTAGTTCACTGCAG TGCTGGAATAGGAAGAACAGGAACATATATAGCAATCGATGCCTTACAGGAAGAAGGTCAATGCAAATCCAAAATTAACATTGCAGAATACGTGAGGAAAATGAGAGAAAAGAGAATAAATATGGTCCAGACTTAT gaacAATACATGACAATATTTTTGACTTTAAACGAAATGTTTAAAGCCCCAGTTGGCGTCCAAACAGCAATCGATTATCAAAAGTCTTTACAATTACCTAAACGTGATCATCATGCGTTTGTCTCAAGAGTGAAAAAAGAGTTTCAG AAGCTTCTTTCAATTCGACACTGTTACTCAGAAAACGATTACAAAATGGCACTAACTCCAGCATCTATGTCAATTCGCGCTC TTGACCAATATGCTTTGTTCCTGACGTCAAGTGTTCCAGAACGTCAAAACTACATCAATGCCATATCCTTACCG TCTTTTATCCATTCGAACGCTTTTATCATCACCCATTATCAAACAACAGGACATTCTGTAGACTTTATACGACTTATTACTGATTACGAATCCGATATAGTTGTCTGTATGGAACCCCTCTGCAATGTTGAATTC GCATATGAATGGCTACCTACGGCAACAAAACATAGAACTTTGGCACCCTACACAAATCAACTATATCAAGAACGTATAACGGAAATTAAACGCAGCGAAATTGAGATTGTCAAAGAAGAG TGTTCTGATGGACCATGGTCTATTGAAATAGTTGAGCCGATGTTGACCCTCACAAAGGATTATTCCAAAACAGCTTCACAAATTCTTAGTTTAGTGTCTTTTGTACAAAGTGTTAAAACCCACAACCCTATCACCGTTGTCAGCAG AGATGGGGCTGCTCTGTGTGGTGTTTTCTGTGCTGTATACAGCCTGATACAACAACTGACAATGGACGAGGAGATAGACGTGTTCTCTGTGGTCAGACTCCTACAGACTAGACGTCCTGAACTGTGCTCAACCTTg GAAGAATATGCTATGATACATGACGCCCTGATGACATACATAGAGTCAAATACTAGCGGAAATACCTACTACAATAGTGAACGTTGGACTGGTGTGATTAGATAG